A window from Peromyscus eremicus chromosome 1, PerEre_H2_v1, whole genome shotgun sequence encodes these proteins:
- the Dpf2 gene encoding zinc finger protein ubi-d4 isoform X2: MAAVVENVVKLLGEQYYKDAMEQCHNYNARLCAERSVRLPFLDSQTGVAQSNCYIWMEKRHRGPGLASGQLYSYPARRWRKKRRAHPPEDPRLSFPSIKPDTDQTLKKEGLISQDGSSLEALLRTDPLEKRGAPDPRVDDDSLGEFPVTNSRARKRILEPDDFLDDLDDEDYEEDTPKRRGKGKSKSKGVSSARKKLDASILEDRDKPYACDICGKRYKNRPGLSYHYAHSHLAEEEGEDKEDSQPPTPVSQRSEEQKSKKGPDGLALPNNYCDFCLGDSKINKKTGQPEELVSCSDCGRSGHPSCLQFTPVMMAAVKTYRWQCIECKCCNLCGTSENDDQLLFCDDCDRGYHMYCLTPSMSEPPEGSWSCHLCLDLLKEKASIYQNQNNS, translated from the exons ATGGCGGCTGTGGTGGAGAATGTAGTGAAGCT CCTTGGGGAGCAGTACTACAAAGATGCCATGGAACAGTGCCACAATTACAACGCCCGCCTCTGTGCTGAGCGCAGTGTGCGCCTGCCTTTCTTGGACTCACAGACTGGAGTAGCCCAGAGCAATTGTTATATCTGGATGGAAAAGCGACACCGGGGACCAG gATTGGCCTCTGGACAGTTGTACTCCTACCCTGCCCGGCGGTGGCGGAAAAAGCGTCGAGCCCACCCACCTGAGGATCCTAGGCTTTCCTTTCCATCTATTAAACCAG ACACAGACCAGACCCTGAAGAAAGAGGGGCTTATCTCTCAGGATGGTAGCAGTTTAGAGGCTCTGTTGCGTACTGACCCCCTGGAGAAACGAGGTGCTCCAGATCCCCGTGTTGATGATGACAGCCTGGGCGAGTTTCCTGTTACCAACAGTCGAGCACGGAAG CGGATCCTTGAACCTGATGACTTCCTAGATGACCTTGATGATGAGGACTATGAAGAAGATACTCCAAAGCGTCGGGGAAAGGGGAAATCCAAG AGTAAGGGTGTGAGCAGTGCCCGGAAGAAACTGGATGCTTCCATCCTGGAGGACCGGGATAAGCCCTATGCCTGTGACA TTTGTGGAAAACGCTACAAGAACCGACCTGGCCTCAGTTACCACTATGCCCATTcccacctggctgaggaggaaggagaggacaaAGAAGACTCTCAACCACCCACTCCTGTTTCCCAgaggtctgaggaacagaaat CCAAGAAAGGACCTGATGGATTAGCCCTGCCCAACAACTACTGTGACTTCTGCCTGGGGGACTCAAAAATCAACAAGAAGACAGGGCAGCCTGAGGAGCTGGTGTCCTGTTCTGACTGTGGCCGCTCAG GGCACCCGTCCTGCCTGCAGTTCACCCCTGTGATGATGGCGGCTGTGAAGACCTACCGCTGGCAGTGCATCGAGTGCAAGTGCTGCAACCTCTGCGGCACCTCGGAGAATGAC GACCAGCTGCTTTTCTGTGATGACTGTGACCGTGGCTACCACATGTACTGTCTCACCCCATCCATGTCTGAGCCTCCTGAAG GAAGTTGGAGCTGCCACCTGTGTCTGGATCTGCTGAAGGAGAAAGCATCCATCTACCAGAACCAGAACAACTCCTGA
- the Cdc42ep2 gene encoding cdc42 effector protein 2 — protein sequence MSTKVPIYLKRGSRKGKKEKLRDLLSSDMISPPLGDFRHTIHIGSGGGDDMFGDISFLQGKFHLLPGTAVEEAEEDGSFDLPFQFTRTATVCGRELPGGLSPLLKNAISLPVIGGPQALTLPTAQAPPKPPRLHLESPQPSPKSSPQDIWRIPEAGSPHNGMSPEPEAEEPFLSHASSLLSLHVDLGPSILDDVLQIMDQDLGRVQIPT from the coding sequence ATGTCCACCAAGGTCCCCATTTATCTGAAACGTGGCAGCCGCAAAGGCAAGAAAGAGAAACTTCGGGACCTGCTGTCCTCAGACATGATTAGCCCACCACTTGGGGACTTCCGTCACACTATTCACATTGGCAGCGGTGGTGGTGATGACATGTTTGGGGACATCTCCTTCCTGCAGGGCAAGTTCCACCTCCTTCCAGGAACAGCAgtggaggaggctgaggaggatgGCAGCTTCGACCTTCCCTTCCAGTTCACTCGTACTGCCACTGTGTGTGGGCGAGAGCTCCCCGGTGGGCTGTCACCTCTGCTCAAAAACGCCATCTCCCTTCCTGTCATTGGTGGTCCCCAGGCCCTCACCCTGCCCACAGCCCAGGCTCCGCCTAAGCCCCCTCGTTTGCACCTGGAGTCACCACAGCCTTCTCCAAAGTCCTCCCCACAGGACATCTGGAGGATTCCAGAGGCTGGCTCGCCCCACAATGGGATGAGCCCAGAGCCAGAGGCTGAGGAGCCTTTCctgtcccatgcaagctccctgcTGTCTCTGCACGTGGACCTAGGGCCTTCTATCCTGGATGATGTCCTCCAGATCATGGATCAGGACCTGGGCCGTGTGCAGATCCCCACATAG
- the Dpf2 gene encoding zinc finger protein ubi-d4 isoform X1, with amino-acid sequence MAAVVENVVKLLGEQYYKDAMEQCHNYNARLCAERSVRLPFLDSQTGVAQSNCYIWMEKRHRGPGLASGQLYSYPARRWRKKRRAHPPEDPRLSFPSIKPDTDQTLKKEGLISQDGSSLEALLRTDPLEKRGAPDPRVDDDSLGEFPVTNSRARKRILEPDDFLDDLDDEDYEEDTPKRRGKGKSKSKGVSSARKKLDASILEDRDKPYACDNSFKQKHTSKAPQRVCGKRYKNRPGLSYHYAHSHLAEEEGEDKEDSQPPTPVSQRSEEQKSKKGPDGLALPNNYCDFCLGDSKINKKTGQPEELVSCSDCGRSGHPSCLQFTPVMMAAVKTYRWQCIECKCCNLCGTSENDDQLLFCDDCDRGYHMYCLTPSMSEPPEGSWSCHLCLDLLKEKASIYQNQNNS; translated from the exons ATGGCGGCTGTGGTGGAGAATGTAGTGAAGCT CCTTGGGGAGCAGTACTACAAAGATGCCATGGAACAGTGCCACAATTACAACGCCCGCCTCTGTGCTGAGCGCAGTGTGCGCCTGCCTTTCTTGGACTCACAGACTGGAGTAGCCCAGAGCAATTGTTATATCTGGATGGAAAAGCGACACCGGGGACCAG gATTGGCCTCTGGACAGTTGTACTCCTACCCTGCCCGGCGGTGGCGGAAAAAGCGTCGAGCCCACCCACCTGAGGATCCTAGGCTTTCCTTTCCATCTATTAAACCAG ACACAGACCAGACCCTGAAGAAAGAGGGGCTTATCTCTCAGGATGGTAGCAGTTTAGAGGCTCTGTTGCGTACTGACCCCCTGGAGAAACGAGGTGCTCCAGATCCCCGTGTTGATGATGACAGCCTGGGCGAGTTTCCTGTTACCAACAGTCGAGCACGGAAG CGGATCCTTGAACCTGATGACTTCCTAGATGACCTTGATGATGAGGACTATGAAGAAGATACTCCAAAGCGTCGGGGAAAGGGGAAATCCAAG AGTAAGGGTGTGAGCAGTGCCCGGAAGAAACTGGATGCTTCCATCCTGGAGGACCGGGATAAGCCCTATGCCTGTGACA atAGTTTCAAACAAAAGCATACCTCGAAAGCGCCCCAGAGAG TTTGTGGAAAACGCTACAAGAACCGACCTGGCCTCAGTTACCACTATGCCCATTcccacctggctgaggaggaaggagaggacaaAGAAGACTCTCAACCACCCACTCCTGTTTCCCAgaggtctgaggaacagaaat CCAAGAAAGGACCTGATGGATTAGCCCTGCCCAACAACTACTGTGACTTCTGCCTGGGGGACTCAAAAATCAACAAGAAGACAGGGCAGCCTGAGGAGCTGGTGTCCTGTTCTGACTGTGGCCGCTCAG GGCACCCGTCCTGCCTGCAGTTCACCCCTGTGATGATGGCGGCTGTGAAGACCTACCGCTGGCAGTGCATCGAGTGCAAGTGCTGCAACCTCTGCGGCACCTCGGAGAATGAC GACCAGCTGCTTTTCTGTGATGACTGTGACCGTGGCTACCACATGTACTGTCTCACCCCATCCATGTCTGAGCCTCCTGAAG GAAGTTGGAGCTGCCACCTGTGTCTGGATCTGCTGAAGGAGAAAGCATCCATCTACCAGAACCAGAACAACTCCTGA
- the Dpf2 gene encoding zinc finger protein ubi-d4 isoform X3 produces MEQCHNYNARLCAERSVRLPFLDSQTGVAQSNCYIWMEKRHRGPGLASGQLYSYPARRWRKKRRAHPPEDPRLSFPSIKPDTDQTLKKEGLISQDGSSLEALLRTDPLEKRGAPDPRVDDDSLGEFPVTNSRARKRILEPDDFLDDLDDEDYEEDTPKRRGKGKSKSKGVSSARKKLDASILEDRDKPYACDNSFKQKHTSKAPQRVCGKRYKNRPGLSYHYAHSHLAEEEGEDKEDSQPPTPVSQRSEEQKSKKGPDGLALPNNYCDFCLGDSKINKKTGQPEELVSCSDCGRSGHPSCLQFTPVMMAAVKTYRWQCIECKCCNLCGTSENDDQLLFCDDCDRGYHMYCLTPSMSEPPEGSWSCHLCLDLLKEKASIYQNQNNS; encoded by the exons ATGGAACAGTGCCACAATTACAACGCCCGCCTCTGTGCTGAGCGCAGTGTGCGCCTGCCTTTCTTGGACTCACAGACTGGAGTAGCCCAGAGCAATTGTTATATCTGGATGGAAAAGCGACACCGGGGACCAG gATTGGCCTCTGGACAGTTGTACTCCTACCCTGCCCGGCGGTGGCGGAAAAAGCGTCGAGCCCACCCACCTGAGGATCCTAGGCTTTCCTTTCCATCTATTAAACCAG ACACAGACCAGACCCTGAAGAAAGAGGGGCTTATCTCTCAGGATGGTAGCAGTTTAGAGGCTCTGTTGCGTACTGACCCCCTGGAGAAACGAGGTGCTCCAGATCCCCGTGTTGATGATGACAGCCTGGGCGAGTTTCCTGTTACCAACAGTCGAGCACGGAAG CGGATCCTTGAACCTGATGACTTCCTAGATGACCTTGATGATGAGGACTATGAAGAAGATACTCCAAAGCGTCGGGGAAAGGGGAAATCCAAG AGTAAGGGTGTGAGCAGTGCCCGGAAGAAACTGGATGCTTCCATCCTGGAGGACCGGGATAAGCCCTATGCCTGTGACA atAGTTTCAAACAAAAGCATACCTCGAAAGCGCCCCAGAGAG TTTGTGGAAAACGCTACAAGAACCGACCTGGCCTCAGTTACCACTATGCCCATTcccacctggctgaggaggaaggagaggacaaAGAAGACTCTCAACCACCCACTCCTGTTTCCCAgaggtctgaggaacagaaat CCAAGAAAGGACCTGATGGATTAGCCCTGCCCAACAACTACTGTGACTTCTGCCTGGGGGACTCAAAAATCAACAAGAAGACAGGGCAGCCTGAGGAGCTGGTGTCCTGTTCTGACTGTGGCCGCTCAG GGCACCCGTCCTGCCTGCAGTTCACCCCTGTGATGATGGCGGCTGTGAAGACCTACCGCTGGCAGTGCATCGAGTGCAAGTGCTGCAACCTCTGCGGCACCTCGGAGAATGAC GACCAGCTGCTTTTCTGTGATGACTGTGACCGTGGCTACCACATGTACTGTCTCACCCCATCCATGTCTGAGCCTCCTGAAG GAAGTTGGAGCTGCCACCTGTGTCTGGATCTGCTGAAGGAGAAAGCATCCATCTACCAGAACCAGAACAACTCCTGA